GTTCCACCATGAAGGCGTCGCGCAGATTGCGCAGCCGCTGCGCCCGCGTCAGGCCGCTTTGTGCGGGGGTGTCGTGCAGGCGCAGCATGGCCTGGGTGTTTGTTTTGGTGGGGGCCAGTTTCTGGGCTATCAGTGCAGCCTGATTGAACCCACGCTCTTTCAACCGATGGTCAGACAACGGGATGGGGATGACCCAGTCTGCGGCTTCCAGCGCAGGTTCTATCCACGGCGTGCTGCGCAACAGCGTGGCCAGTGGCTTGGCCCAGCCAGGATCATGGTGGAACTTGAAGGCTTTGATGGCTTGCGCCCAAGGGTATGCGTAGTGCACGGCCGCAAGGCAGGTGTCGATGGCGGGCGGCTCTTTCAGGCAGGCTCCGCAAATTGGCACCCCACCGGGCACCACCAAGGCACAGCGTGTGCAGCGGTGGCTGGGCTGCGCAAACCGCGCTACGCACGCATTGCACACCCGCTGAGCGGGCCAGGCATGGCACACGGCGCATTGGCTGGGCACACGCTGTGCCAGTTGGGTGATGGGCCGCAAGAGGCCTGACAAGCGCCTGAAAAGCATGGAATCAATATACTCGCCTGCCGTTTGACCCAGGTACTGAGCCCCATGCCCACAGAGCGCCCTCCCACCATAGACCCCGTTGCGGCAGCGCGTTGGCACGCCAGCGCGCCCGCCCAGTCGCCCTGGCTGCATGAAGAGGTGGCCCGTCGCATGGAAGACCGCCTGCAGTGGATTCGGCAGGCGCCGCAGGCGTGGTGCCACTGGGACGCCGTGCGTGGGGGGCTGCAGGGGCATGCGCTCGTCAGTGCGCGCTATCCCAAGGCCGACTGCGTGGTGGCAGAGACCTCGTTGACAAGCCGTGAGGTAGCAACCCAAGCGCTGGACAAGCCTTGGTGGAACCCGACCCGCTGGACGGGCGGCGGCACGCGTGTGGAGATGCCAGGCGACGGTAGCGTGCAGATGCTTTGGGCCAACATGGCGCTGCACATGGCGGCCGATCCCCAGGCGCTCATCGCCCAATGGCACCGCGCTTTGGCCGTGGATGGCTATTTGATGTTCTCTTGCCTGGGGCCAGACACGGCGCAGGAGTTGCGCGCTGTGTATGCTGATCTGGGCTGGCCCCCGGCAGGCCACGCGTTTACCGATATGCACGACTGGGGTGACATGCTGGTGCATGCGGGCTTTGCCGAGCCCGTGATGGACATGGAGCGAATCACCCTGACCTTTGCGACCCCCGAGCGCCTGCTGCAAGAGTTGCGTGAACTGGGCTGCAATTTGCATCCCGAGCGTTTTGGAGCGCTGCGCGGCAAGCGCTGGCGCCAGCAATTGCTTCAGGCCTTGTCAGATCGATTGGGTGATGCCGGTGATGGAGTGGGTACGCCACTTTCGCTGACCTTTGAAATCATCTACGGCCATGCCTTCAAACCCGCGCCGCGCGTGCGTGTGAGCCCCAGCAGTTCGGTCTCTTTGAGTGACATGCGCGCCATGTTGCGTAACGGCCCAGTTAATGAGTAACTCGTAACGTCGTGTCAATGATTTAGAACAAGGCGCGCTACAATTCTTGGCAGTTGGGATGTGAAATTTCGGGCATTTTCCCGCGCAACTTTGTCTGGCGTGCTCTGCAGGGGCGAGCTGAAGCCGCAGGCAATTTTTGTGAGTATTTCCGGTGGCTGGCTTGGTTCTGCGTTTTGCCACGGTGTCCGATCAGGACATCGCCTGGTGTCTCGTCCGTCATGGCTCGGTCAGCCCGGTGACGCTCGGTTGGGTGCCCTTGTCACTGTGTTGTGTGTTGCTCGGTGTCGCCGCAGGCTTCTGGTTCCTCGGTGCTTACCCGATGTCGACCTTCATATCCCTGGAAATTGCTGTTGTCGGAATTGCATTTGCCATGTACGTTCGTCACGCGACGGATGGCGAAAAGATTTCATTGCAAGGGTCTCGCCTTGTGGTGGAGAGGGAGACAGCGGGCAGGCGTGAGCGAGCTGAATTTGACCGATGCTGGGTTCGAGTAGAGCCCAAGACCGGTGACAGATCGCTTATCACCTTGTCTGCACGAGGCAGGTCGGTCGAGGTGGGGCGTTTTGTGCGCCCGGAGCTTCGTGCCGCTCTGGCGTCTGAGATCCGCATGGCCTTGCGGGCCGCCTGACCCCACGCAGGCGCTGCGGGGATTGGTTAATTTGAGGCATAGAAGTAAATGAGAACTATGAAGAGCATTCCCAACAAGCTGGCTTCTCTGCTGCTGATGGCCGGTGCATGGGTGGGCAGCGCTGCCCACGCCGTTCAAGACCTGCCCGGTGGGCCCGCCGTCAATCAGTTGAACCTGGCCCCGCCAGTCACCAAAATTGCCGAAGAGCAGCATTTCTTGCACTGGATGATGCTCATCATCTGCACGGTGATCTTCATAGCCGTTTTCTCCGTGATGTTCTATTCCATCTGGAAGCATCGCAAGTCCAAAGGCGCCAAGTCTGCCAATTTCCATGAGTCGGTGACGGTGGAAATCGTGTGGACGATTGTTCCGTTCATCATCGTGATCCTGATGGCTTTGCCCGCCACCAAGGTGCTGGTCGCACAAAAGGACACCACCAATGCCGACCTGACCATCAAGGCCACTGGCTACCAGTGGAAGTGGGGCTATGACTACATCACTGGCGAAGGTGAAGGTCTGGCATTCATCTCTACGCTCGACAGCAGCCACCGCGTCATGTCCGACAGTGGCAATGTGTCTCAGGCACCTGCGGATTACTTGCTCAAGGTGGACAACCCGATGGTGGTGCCCGTGGGCAAGAAGGTCCGCATCATCACCACCGCCAACGATGTGATCCACGCCTTCATGGTGCCCGCCTTCGGCATCAAGCAAGACGCCATCCCCGGCTTTGTCCGCGATACCTGGTTCCGGGCAGAGAAAGTGGGCGACTACTACGGCCAGTGTGCTGAGCTGTGTGGCAAGGAGCACGCCTACATGCCCATCCATGTGAAGGTGCTGTCTGCGGAAGATTATTCGGGTTGGGTCGCAGAGCAAAAGAAAAAGGCGGCAGCCAAGCTGGACGACCCCACCAAGGTGTGGGCGCTGGCAGACATTCTCAAGCGCGGCGAGAAGGTGTATGCCGCCAACTGTGCTGCATGCCACCAGGCCAATGGCAAGGGCGCAGGCCCCATTAAGCCGCTAGATGGCTCTGCCATCGTGCTGGATGCCGACCATGCCAAGCAGATCCAGGTGTTGCTCAATGGTGCTGCCAACGGAGCCATGCCCGCCTGGAAACAATTGAGCGATACCGACATTGCGGCAGTGGTGAGCTACACCAAGAACAGCTGGTCTAACAAAACCGGCCAACTGGTGCAGCCTGCGGAAATCGTGGCCCAGCGTGGCAAGTAATCATCGCCCTATTGCATTGAGGAATTCACTATGAGCGCAGTTCTCGACAACCATGGGCATGCTGGCGATCACGCACACGATGGCCATGACCACCACCATGCACCCTCAGGCTGGCGTCGCTGGGTGTTCGCCACCAACCACAAAGACATTGGTACGCTGTACCTGCTGTTCTCTTTCACCATGTTGATGGTGGGGGGCATCCTGGCACTGCTGATCCGCGCTGAGCTGTTCCAACCCGGCCTGCAGCTGGTGAACCCCGAGCTGTTCAACCAGCTCACCACCATGCACGGTCTGATCATGGTGTTCGGCGCCATCATGCCGGCCTTCGTGGGTTTTGCGAACTGGATGATCCCGCTGCAGATTGGCGCCTCCGACATGGCGTTCGCCCGCATGAACAACTTCAGCTTTTGGCTGATGATTCCTGCCGCACTGATGCTGGTGAGCTCGTTCTTCATGCCTGGCGGTGCTCCCGCTGCGGGTTGGACGTTGTATGCACCGCTCACGTTGCAGATGGGGCCCTCCATGGATGCGGGCATCTTTGCCATGCACATCCTGGGCGCCTCGTCCATCATGGGCTCGATCAACATCATCGTGACCATCCTGAACATGCGCGCCCCCGGCATGACGCTGATGAAGATGCCCATGTTTGCGTGGACCTGGCTCATCACCGCCTACCTGCTGATCGCCGTGATGCCCGTGCTGGCCGGTGCTATCACCATGACGCTGACCGACCGCCACTTTGGCACCAGCTTCTTTAACCCCGCTGGTGGCGGTGATCCGGTGATGTACCAGCACATCTTCTGGTTCTTCGGTCACCCCGAGGTGTACATCATGATCTTGCCGGCCTTCGGCATCATCAGCCAGATCGTGCCTGCCTTTGCCCGCAAGAAATTGTTTGGCTATGCCTCCATGGTGTATGCCACCTCGTCCATCGCCATCCTGTCCTTCATCGTGTGGGCCCACCACATGTTCACGACCGGCATGCCTGTGACGGGCCAGCTGTTCTTCATGTACGCCACGATGCTGATCTCGGTGCCCACGGCCGTGAAGATCTTTAACTGGATCGCGACCATGTGGCGTGGCTCCATGACGTTCGAGACCCCGATGCTGTTTGCCGTGGGCTTCATCTTTGTGTTCACCATGGGTGGCTTCACCGGCCTGATTTTGGCCATGGCGCCGATCGACATCCAGCTGCAAGACACGTACTACGTGGTGGCCCACTTCCACTATGTGCTGGTGGCCGGGTCGTTGTTCTCCATGTTTGCGGCGTACTACTACTGGGCCCCCAAATGGACGGGCGTGATGTACAGCGAAACCCGTGGACAAATCCACTTCTGGGGTTCGCTCATCACCTTCAACGTCACGTTCTTCCCCATGCACTTCCTGGGCTTGGCAGGCATGCCCCGTCGCTACGCTGACTACCCCATGCAGTTTGCTGACTTCAACGCCATTGCATCGGTCGGCGCGTTGGGCTTTGGTCTGATGCAGGTGTATTTCTTCCTGTTTGTGGTGGTGCCTGCCATGCGCGGCAAGGGTGCCAAGGCTCCGCAAAAGCCTTGGGAGGGCGCGGAGGGGCTGGAGTGGGAAGTGCCGTCGCCAGCGCCGTTCCATACCTATGAAACTCCACCTAAGCTGGATGCGACGGCAACGCGCGTCATTGGCTGAGGAGCGTCGTCATGACCCCCGAGCAAAAGAAAAGCAACCTGCGTATGGCGCTGGTCCTGGCGTCTGTAGCAGCCACTTTCTTTGTGGGCTTCATGGTCAAAGTCGTGCTGCTGTCACGCTGAGCCCCTTGCCATGAGCCTGCACCGCGAAAACGCCAAGATGGTCGGCAAGCTGCTGGTGATTGCAGCGGGCATGTTTGCCTTTGGCTACGCGCTGATTCCCATCTACAAGCACATTTGCGAGATGACGGGCATCAACATCCTGTCGCTGTCAGAGCGGCAGGTGCCCGGCAACGGGTCTGCGGGCAAAGATGCCAAACTGCCCGCCAATACCCAGGTGGACAAGAGCCGAACCATCACGGTCGAGTTCGATGCCAACGCACGCGGCCCTTGGGACTTCAAGCCCGCGCAGCGCTCAGTGAAAGTGCATCCCGGTGAATTGACTACCGTGATGTATGAGTTTCAGAATGTGCAGAACCGGCGCATGGCCGCGCAGGCCATCCCCAGTTATGCCCCTCGCCAGGCTGCAGCGCACTTCACCAAGCTGGAGTGTTTTTGCTTTAACCAGTACACCCTGGAGCCCGGCGAAAAGAAGGAATGGCCGGTAGCGTTTGTGATTGATCCACGCTTGTCCAAAGACGTGTCCACCATCACGTTGTCCTACACCTTCTTTGAGGTGGGCGGTAAGACCCCGGCGGCCCCCCAGTCCGCTGCTGCAGCCGTGGTCGGGCAAGAAGGAGCTGGCTCATGAGCGTTGCGAAGTCTTCCTCCAAGGAGTCGCCTATGCAGCGCAAGGGATCGTTTTTGCGCACGGTGCGTGCAGTGGCTTGGTCTTTGATCGGTCTGCGCAAAGGTTCTGAGTACGCGCAGGATGTAGAGAAGCTCAACCCCATCCACATCATCGTGGTGGGATTGGTGGCCGTTTTTTCGCTAGTGCTGGCGCTCATTGCGCTGGTGAACTGGATTGTGTGACGCAGTGGGCTCGCCCCCCGAGACAGATAACAACGATTTAGAGAGTCAGGAGCTGAAATGAGTGCATCAACACACGGCACAACACCGTACTACTACGTGCCTGCAGAGTCTCGTCACCCTGTGATGGCCGCTGCAGGGCTGTTTTTTGTGATCCTGGGCGCAGGCCAATGGATCAATGGCCATGATTGGGGCAAGTACTCCCTGGCGGTGGGTATGGTGTGGTGGCTTTTTGTCTTGTACCAGTGGTTCCGCGATGCCGCCCGCGAAAGCGAAGGCGGTCTCTACGGCCACAAGATCGACCTGTCTTACCGCTGGAGCATGAGCTGGTTTATCTTCTCTGAAGTGATGTTCTTCGGCGCCTTCTTCACGGCGCTGTGGTGGGCGCGTTCGCACTCGGTGCCCGCGCTGGGCAGTCTGGACAACGCACTGCTCTGGCCCGACTTCAAGGCGGTATGGCCCAGCTTGGCGGCCGGGGTGACTGCGTCGCCCGCTGGCATTGTCGAGCCCTTCCAGACCGTCGGCCCATTCTGGCTGCCCACCATCAACACCGCGTTGCTGCTGACTTCGGGCGTCACGCTGACCATCGCCCACCACGCATTGCGTGAAAACCAGCGTGGCAAGACCATTGCATTCATGTGGGCCACCGTGCTGCTGGGCATCGTCTTCCTGATCGTGCAGGGCTACGAGTATTACCACCTCTACACCGACCTGAACCTCAAGCTTTCGTCCGGCATCTTCGGCTCTACCTTCTTCATGCTGACGGGCTTTCACGGCTTCCACGTGTTTGTGGGCATGTTGATGCTGTTGTTCATCACCCTGCGCCTGCAAAAAGGCCATTTCACTGCCGAAAAGCATTTCGGCTTTGAAGGCGCCGCCTGGTACTGGCACTTTGTGGACGTGGTCTGGCTGGGCCTGTACGTGTTGGTGTACTGGATGTAAATCTGGCTGGCCAAATAAAAAAAGCGCCGCAAGGCGCTTTTTTTGTGGGCAGTGCGGTGTTGCCTCGGGGGCTGCCCGAGGGGCACTTAGAGCGGCTCACAAAACTCAGCGAAGCGGCCCTGGCTAGGCGTTGCGTCGCAGGCAGTACGCGAGGTACGACAAGACGGAACAACGACGCCAGGGGAGGTTTGTTAGCCGCTCTTAACGGGTGGCTGGCAACCCAGTGGGTTGGATGTAGCCCAATTGCCAGGCCACCAAAATGCAGACAAACAGCACAATGGACAGCCCCACCCGCACCGCCAGGGCGCGGGCCATGCGCTTGCCTTTGGATGCATCGCTTTGGCCATTGCGCATCATGAAGAACAGCGCAGAGCCCAGGCTGGCCACAATGCCGATAAACGCCACCACGACAAGATATTTCATGGAGCCCATTATCCCGTGACACCCCGCCCGCGTGCACACCGTGTGCTTTTTGTTCTCATCACCCTGGCTGCCTTGGTGGGCATTGGGGTCACTGCGTCGCTAGGGCGCTGGCAATTGGGGCGTGCGGCTGAGAAGCTTGCCTACCAGGCCATCTTGGAGGCCCGTGCCGCCATGCCCGGGCTGGACGGCCAGGCCTTGCGTGACAAGTTGGGGGAGGGCGGGGCGATGGCTGCAGACGCAGAGGCACTGCTGCACCGCGCGGTGACGCTGCAAGGCCGGTGGCTGCCTGAGCACACGGTGTACCTGGACAACCGCCAGATGCAAGGCCGCCCAGGCTTTTATGTGGTGACGCCGTTGTTGTTGCCCGATGAAAAAACCGTGGTCCTGGTACAGCGTGGCTGGGTGGCCCGCAATTTCCAAGATCGCACCCAGGTGCCCAGGATAGACGCTCCAACAGGGCCGGTGCAAGTGCAAGGCCGTGTGGCGGCCTTGCCTTCGCGCTTGTACGAATTCGTTGCGGGGGATAGCGCTCAGGGGTCTTCCCGCATCCGGCAAAATCTCGACTTGGTGGCCATGGGTGCAGAGGTGCAGCGGCCCATTCTCACGCTCTCGGTGGTTCAGTTGGGTGATGCCAGCGAGGGCCTGTTGCGCGACTGGCCTGTGGTCTCGTCGGGCGTCGATAAACACTATGGTTACGCATTTCAATGGTTCGGGCTTTGCGGCCTGATTGCACTCCTTTATGTCTGGTTCCAAATCGTCCGACGCTTCTTTCGCCCACGCCGCCAGCGTGCCCCCAGCGGTGGCGGCTGAGCACCCTTTGGGTCTGACCATCCACACGCTGCCCGAAGCGGGCGGGGCCATGGATGCTGCGCAGCGCACCCGCCATGGGCGCTGGAAGATGCTGGCGGTCATGCTTATTTGCGCGGCTCCGGTCATTGCGTCTTACTTCACCTATTACGTCATTCGACCGGAGGGGCGCAAGAACTATGGCGAGCTGATCGAACCCCAGCGCCCCATGCCCGCATTGCCCACGACGGCGCTGGATGGCAGCCCAGGCACGTTGCCAGACCTCAAGGGCCAGTGGCTGCTGGTGAGCGTGGCAGGCAGCCAATGCGATGCAGACTGCCAAAAGCACCTGTACCTGCAGCGCCAGTTGCGTGAGAGCTTGGGCCGCGAAAAGGACCGGATGGACTGGGTGTGGCTGGTCACAGATGGACAGGCTCCACCCACAGCGCTGGCCCCGGCCCTCCAGCAGGCACAGGTGCGCCGTGTAGACGGCACTGCGCTGGCCCAGTGGCTGGCGCCCGCACCGGGGCATACGCTGCCTGAGCACCTCTATGTGGTCGATCCCCAAGGGAACTGGATGATGCGCTTCCCCGCCTCCATGGATGCCGCGGGCGCAGCCAAAGCCAAAAAAGACCTGGAGCGCTTGCTGCGTGCATCGGCCTCGTGGGACGAGCCCGGCCGCCCCGGAAAGCCCTGACATGGATGCCCAACCGCTGTACGACCTGGCTCCGCTGACAAGGCTCATGCTGCTGGGCTTGTTGATTGCCCTGGGGCCCCTGGCCTGGGTGCGCTGGCGCAACCGTGGCGCATCACCCATGCGCCGCCTGCAAGCCTTGACGGTGCTCACCCTGTTCTTGACCTTTGATTTGGTGTTGTTTGGTGCCTTCACGCGCCTCACCGATTCGGGCCTGGGTTGTCCTGACTGGCCTGGCTGCTACGGCAGCGCCAGCCCGGTGGGGGCCCAAGCAGAAATCACTGCAGCCCAAGATGCCATGCCCACTGGGCCAGTCACCCACCGCAAGGCCTGGGTTGAGATGATCCACCGCTACCTGGCCACTGGGGTGGGCGTGTTGATCATTGCCATGACGGCTTCCGCCTGGGTGCAGCACCGTGCGTGGCGGCGTGCCCAGGCATCTACGGACCACGCGGGGCCCGCGCCTGGGGGCAGCCCGTGGTGGCCTACCTTCACTTTGCTGTGGGTGTGCCTGCAAGGGGCTTTTGGTGCGCTCACGGTCACCATGAAGTTGTTTCCCGCCATCGTCACCTTGCACCTGGTCGGTGGCTTGGTGCTGCTGGCCTTGCTGTGTGTGCA
This Acidovorax sp. 106 DNA region includes the following protein-coding sequences:
- a CDS encoding twin transmembrane helix small protein, yielding MKYLVVVAFIGIVASLGSALFFMMRNGQSDASKGKRMARALAVRVGLSIVLFVCILVAWQLGYIQPTGLPATR
- a CDS encoding cytochrome oxidase small assembly protein — protein: MTPEQKKSNLRMALVLASVAATFFVGFMVKVVLLSR
- a CDS encoding heme A synthase, coding for MDAQPLYDLAPLTRLMLLGLLIALGPLAWVRWRNRGASPMRRLQALTVLTLFLTFDLVLFGAFTRLTDSGLGCPDWPGCYGSASPVGAQAEITAAQDAMPTGPVTHRKAWVEMIHRYLATGVGVLIIAMTASAWVQHRAWRRAQASTDHAGPAPGGSPWWPTFTLLWVCLQGAFGALTVTMKLFPAIVTLHLVGGLVLLALLCVQAVQHTRAAQGVARVDLSGPLRAGLWATAALVSAQVVLGGWVSTNYAVLACTTFPTCQGSWWPAMDFAQGFEVWRELGLLQDGSHISFAGLTAIHYVHRLMAYVVLAALVWLALRLRRVAALRTQAHWLAGLAALQLATGLSNVVLGWPLVAAVLHTGGAAALVVVLTWALAASRAAVGQPEMSAPLRAPRVIA
- a CDS encoding ComF family protein, with the protein product MLFRRLSGLLRPITQLAQRVPSQCAVCHAWPAQRVCNACVARFAQPSHRCTRCALVVPGGVPICGACLKEPPAIDTCLAAVHYAYPWAQAIKAFKFHHDPGWAKPLATLLRSTPWIEPALEAADWVIPIPLSDHRLKERGFNQAALIAQKLAPTKTNTQAMLRLHDTPAQSGLTRAQRLRNLRDAFMVEPRCAATLQGRHVILLDDVMTTGATLDAAASALRGCGVAHITGVVVARTERE
- a CDS encoding cytochrome c oxidase assembly protein: MSLHRENAKMVGKLLVIAAGMFAFGYALIPIYKHICEMTGINILSLSERQVPGNGSAGKDAKLPANTQVDKSRTITVEFDANARGPWDFKPAQRSVKVHPGELTTVMYEFQNVQNRRMAAQAIPSYAPRQAAAHFTKLECFCFNQYTLEPGEKKEWPVAFVIDPRLSKDVSTITLSYTFFEVGGKTPAAPQSAAAAVVGQEGAGS
- a CDS encoding DUF2244 domain-containing protein — translated: MAGLVLRFATVSDQDIAWCLVRHGSVSPVTLGWVPLSLCCVLLGVAAGFWFLGAYPMSTFISLEIAVVGIAFAMYVRHATDGEKISLQGSRLVVERETAGRRERAEFDRCWVRVEPKTGDRSLITLSARGRSVEVGRFVRPELRAALASEIRMALRAA
- a CDS encoding SURF1 family protein; this translates as MTPRPRAHRVLFVLITLAALVGIGVTASLGRWQLGRAAEKLAYQAILEARAAMPGLDGQALRDKLGEGGAMAADAEALLHRAVTLQGRWLPEHTVYLDNRQMQGRPGFYVVTPLLLPDEKTVVLVQRGWVARNFQDRTQVPRIDAPTGPVQVQGRVAALPSRLYEFVAGDSAQGSSRIRQNLDLVAMGAEVQRPILTLSVVQLGDASEGLLRDWPVVSSGVDKHYGYAFQWFGLCGLIALLYVWFQIVRRFFRPRRQRAPSGGG
- the coxB gene encoding cytochrome c oxidase subunit II; amino-acid sequence: MKSIPNKLASLLLMAGAWVGSAAHAVQDLPGGPAVNQLNLAPPVTKIAEEQHFLHWMMLIICTVIFIAVFSVMFYSIWKHRKSKGAKSANFHESVTVEIVWTIVPFIIVILMALPATKVLVAQKDTTNADLTIKATGYQWKWGYDYITGEGEGLAFISTLDSSHRVMSDSGNVSQAPADYLLKVDNPMVVPVGKKVRIITTANDVIHAFMVPAFGIKQDAIPGFVRDTWFRAEKVGDYYGQCAELCGKEHAYMPIHVKVLSAEDYSGWVAEQKKKAAAKLDDPTKVWALADILKRGEKVYAANCAACHQANGKGAGPIKPLDGSAIVLDADHAKQIQVLLNGAANGAMPAWKQLSDTDIAAVVSYTKNSWSNKTGQLVQPAEIVAQRGK
- a CDS encoding DUF2970 domain-containing protein; the protein is MSVAKSSSKESPMQRKGSFLRTVRAVAWSLIGLRKGSEYAQDVEKLNPIHIIVVGLVAVFSLVLALIALVNWIV
- a CDS encoding biotin synthase, with the protein product MPTERPPTIDPVAAARWHASAPAQSPWLHEEVARRMEDRLQWIRQAPQAWCHWDAVRGGLQGHALVSARYPKADCVVAETSLTSREVATQALDKPWWNPTRWTGGGTRVEMPGDGSVQMLWANMALHMAADPQALIAQWHRALAVDGYLMFSCLGPDTAQELRAVYADLGWPPAGHAFTDMHDWGDMLVHAGFAEPVMDMERITLTFATPERLLQELRELGCNLHPERFGALRGKRWRQQLLQALSDRLGDAGDGVGTPLSLTFEIIYGHAFKPAPRVRVSPSSSVSLSDMRAMLRNGPVNE
- the ctaD gene encoding cytochrome c oxidase subunit I gives rise to the protein MSAVLDNHGHAGDHAHDGHDHHHAPSGWRRWVFATNHKDIGTLYLLFSFTMLMVGGILALLIRAELFQPGLQLVNPELFNQLTTMHGLIMVFGAIMPAFVGFANWMIPLQIGASDMAFARMNNFSFWLMIPAALMLVSSFFMPGGAPAAGWTLYAPLTLQMGPSMDAGIFAMHILGASSIMGSINIIVTILNMRAPGMTLMKMPMFAWTWLITAYLLIAVMPVLAGAITMTLTDRHFGTSFFNPAGGGDPVMYQHIFWFFGHPEVYIMILPAFGIISQIVPAFARKKLFGYASMVYATSSIAILSFIVWAHHMFTTGMPVTGQLFFMYATMLISVPTAVKIFNWIATMWRGSMTFETPMLFAVGFIFVFTMGGFTGLILAMAPIDIQLQDTYYVVAHFHYVLVAGSLFSMFAAYYYWAPKWTGVMYSETRGQIHFWGSLITFNVTFFPMHFLGLAGMPRRYADYPMQFADFNAIASVGALGFGLMQVYFFLFVVVPAMRGKGAKAPQKPWEGAEGLEWEVPSPAPFHTYETPPKLDATATRVIG
- a CDS encoding cytochrome c oxidase subunit 3; the protein is MSASTHGTTPYYYVPAESRHPVMAAAGLFFVILGAGQWINGHDWGKYSLAVGMVWWLFVLYQWFRDAARESEGGLYGHKIDLSYRWSMSWFIFSEVMFFGAFFTALWWARSHSVPALGSLDNALLWPDFKAVWPSLAAGVTASPAGIVEPFQTVGPFWLPTINTALLLTSGVTLTIAHHALRENQRGKTIAFMWATVLLGIVFLIVQGYEYYHLYTDLNLKLSSGIFGSTFFMLTGFHGFHVFVGMLMLLFITLRLQKGHFTAEKHFGFEGAAWYWHFVDVVWLGLYVLVYWM